The region TGAGCGAAGGCGACCAGCGGGAGCGGCCGGTCCGGGTGAAGGATGAGCGCCTCGCGGAAGATCTCTTCCCCCGCCTCCCGTTCGCCGACCGTCCAAAGCCGATCGGCGAGCGCGAGGAGTTCCTCCATGCCGAGCGCGCCCGCGCGCCGCCTCGCCTCCAGGCGCGCGATCTCCGCGAAACGCGCTCCGAGATCCCGTCGAAACGGCGAGGAGGACTTTGCGAGCCTGAGGAAGTCCTGTTCCGCGATCGCGGGCTCGCCCTTCCGAAGACGAAGAAGAGCCTGCGTCAAGTGCGCCTCGTCGGTCGGCGTTCCTCGGATCTCCTCGAGGAGATCGGCCGCGCGCTCCCAATCGCCGCGAAGCCGGTAGAGACGAAAAAGGGGATCCCATGCTTCATCATCGAAGGGATTCGCCGCGATTCGGCTTCGATAGATGCTCTCGTCCCGTTCGGTGATCCCCGCGATGACCCGGAGATTCGCGTCGCCCGGCAGGGAGCGGAACGCCTCGCGGATCTCGGCATCCGCCCGCCAGGATGTGCTCGCCGGATCGGGCGCGGACGCCTCGATCCATGAGATCGCCTGCGATCCGAGAAGGTGAAACGCCGCCTTTTCGTATCTCTCCAGCTCCTCCGCGGTCGACTCGAACTTCTCGGCGATGGTGAGATAGGGGAGAATGCTCGTCCGATTGAAGAGCATCGCGTCGATGATTTCGGGGCGCGTGTAGAGCTCGCGCGAGTACTCCAGGTAGGGTTTGTCGTCCGAGTTGACGGGGACGCTGCGGGTGTATCGTTCAAGAGCGTGTTCGTCCATCAAGTGAAACGCGAGAAGACGGAGCGGATCCTCCATCGTGTAACGCGCCAGGTCCTCGCGGACTCCCGGAAGGCTCGCTTTGCGCACGAAGTCGTCGTAGTCGATGCGAAGAGGCTCGAGAGCTCCGATCAATACGAGATGGTTCGGGTTGACGTACCAGAGCGACGAGTGCGGGAACACCGAGAGAAACGTCCGAAGAAGAATCTGGAACTGCCTTTCGGTGAAGCTGTTCGTCGGGACCCACGCGCAGATGAGCCCCTTCTCGGTCATTCGGGCTCTGCATTCGGCATAGAAATCCGATGTGTAAAGAGCCGGACTGTGGCTCGGGTGGATTGCGTTGAAGGAAATGAGATCGTACTTCTCCTCGGCGGCGAAGATGAACGTGCGGCCGTCGTCGATGATCAGCCGGAACTTCGGGTGATCGAGGATCCCGCGGTTGACGCTCCGGAAAAACGCCGCGGTCTCGACCTCCTTGGGAACGAGCTCGACGCAATCGACCCGCTCGACGGAAGGATAGAGAACGGCTCCGTAGCAGGTCACGCCCATCCCGAAACCGATCACGAGAACCTTCTCCGGCTCCTCAGCGAGGAGGAGAGGCGTGTGCGAGAGCATGAGATGGACCTGCATGTCCGTGTAGGTCGTGTAGGCCGTTGATTCGCCGTTGATGTTGAGCTCGAGATGGCCGGCCTTCTTGTCCCGAAGGACGGCGAGCGACGCCGTGGCTCCCTCGTCCGCGTAGAGGAGCTCCATCGGGCGGTCCGGGTTCTTGAAGTGCCGGCTCTCGAGGATCATCGGCCTCCACTGGGAGAGGAAGAGGTTGGCTCCTCCGAGAACGAGGAGGGAGAGGAGAGCGAAAGCCCCCGCGAGCCTGCGGGCGCCCCGCCTCGAGGAGAGAAGGATCACGAACCCGCCGACCGCGAGGTTGACGAGGGAGATCACCGCGATGCTCCGTGAAACGCCGAGAACCGGGAGCAGCAGAAACCCGGCGAGGAGGGAGCCGAGGATCGCGCCGACCGTGTTCGAGGCGTAGACGTTCCCGACCGTCTGCCCATAGCCCCGACCGGCGCGCGAGTAGAGAGCGGCCGCGACCGGGAACGCGAGCCCCATGAGAAGCGTGGGGAGGAGCATGACGGCGAAACTCCCGCCCGCGCGCGCGAAGATGAACCTCCACCAGTTGTCGTCGATGAAACCTCGTTCGAGGGACCGGATCACCTCAAACAGACGGCCGAAAACGGGCACGGAGATCATCCCGAAGACGCCGATCGCGATCTCGATCACCGCGAATCCCGCGACGAGCCGCCGCCCGCCGCGAAAGACGACCGGAAAGAGGGCGCTGCCGAGCGCGATGCCGAAGAGAAAGGTTGATAGGATGATCGTAAAAGCGTAAACGGCAAACCACCCGAGAAAGAAGAGAAGGGCGCGCGTCCAGAGGACCTCGTAGGCGAGGGACGCGAAGCCGGCGGCTCCGAAGAGGACAAGGACCGCGCGCGGGTCGAGCGCGTTCTCCGCCGGGGCGCGTTCGATGACTGCGGGTTCGCCGACCTGCGCTTCCCGCTCCTTCTCGCTCCGTGAGACGACGAGCGCGCCGAGGGCCGCGAGAAGATTGAGGCCGACCGCGAGCCAAACGACCCCTTGGGTGCCGAGGGCGGGAATAAGAAAGAACCCGGCGGCG is a window of Candidatus Eisenbacteria bacterium DNA encoding:
- a CDS encoding fused MFS/spermidine synthase, whose protein sequence is MKRSVVGTLFVLSGAAGLLYQVVWSRSLTLLFGSTTLAVSTVITAFMAGLAAGSFLFGRVADRGRKALLLYAALEVGIAATALLFPFFLEAMKPVQLFLHRNLHGSYLLFPASRFLLCFAGLIVPTALMGGTLPVITRFFVKERETLGGDVGALYSLNTFGAMAGCAAAGFFLIPALGTQGVVWLAVGLNLLAALGALVVSRSEKEREAQVGEPAVIERAPAENALDPRAVLVLFGAAGFASLAYEVLWTRALLFFLGWFAVYAFTIILSTFLFGIALGSALFPVVFRGGRRLVAGFAVIEIAIGVFGMISVPVFGRLFEVIRSLERGFIDDNWWRFIFARAGGSFAVMLLPTLLMGLAFPVAAALYSRAGRGYGQTVGNVYASNTVGAILGSLLAGFLLLPVLGVSRSIAVISLVNLAVGGFVILLSSRRGARRLAGAFALLSLLVLGGANLFLSQWRPMILESRHFKNPDRPMELLYADEGATASLAVLRDKKAGHLELNINGESTAYTTYTDMQVHLMLSHTPLLLAEEPEKVLVIGFGMGVTCYGAVLYPSVERVDCVELVPKEVETAAFFRSVNRGILDHPKFRLIIDDGRTFIFAAEEKYDLISFNAIHPSHSPALYTSDFYAECRARMTEKGLICAWVPTNSFTERQFQILLRTFLSVFPHSSLWYVNPNHLVLIGALEPLRIDYDDFVRKASLPGVREDLARYTMEDPLRLLAFHLMDEHALERYTRSVPVNSDDKPYLEYSRELYTRPEIIDAMLFNRTSILPYLTIAEKFESTAEELERYEKAAFHLLGSQAISWIEASAPDPASTSWRADAEIREAFRSLPGDANLRVIAGITERDESIYRSRIAANPFDDEAWDPLFRLYRLRGDWERAADLLEEIRGTPTDEAHLTQALLRLRKGEPAIAEQDFLRLAKSSSPFRRDLGARFAEIARLEARRRAGALGMEELLALADRLWTVGEREAGEEIFREALILHPDRPLPLVAFAHALERSMRIDEAEPFYAAALAFPVKRDEFREAVERGLERTRTMLALRAHPNEESAIEGPDGSRIPVDPWSAGTRVRLGEILLAEGFGDRASVEFRIAAALDPSNPSAREGLGRALARRGLVREAAEELRLAIRLDPSRTAAREELERVRRR